A window of Aquitalea denitrificans contains these coding sequences:
- the rplX gene encoding 50S ribosomal protein L24: MRKIRKGDEVVVITGKDKGKRGTVLRVLDEKLVVEGVNVAKKHQKPNPVRGVAGGIVEKVMPVDASNVAIFNPASQKADRVGFKTLEDGRKVRVFKSSGEVIGA; the protein is encoded by the coding sequence ATGCGCAAAATTCGTAAAGGTGATGAAGTCGTAGTAATCACCGGTAAAGACAAGGGTAAACGCGGCACCGTACTGCGCGTTCTGGACGAAAAGCTGGTTGTTGAAGGCGTGAATGTTGCCAAAAAACACCAGAAACCGAATCCGGTACGTGGCGTTGCTGGTGGTATCGTTGAAAAGGTTATGCCTGTTGACGCTTCCAACGTTGCTATTTTCAACCCGGCTAGCCAAAAGGCTGACCGCGTAGGCTTCAAGACTCTTGAAGACGGCCGCAAGGTACGCGTGTTCAAGTCCAGTGGCGAAGTTATCGGCGCGTAA
- the rpsK gene encoding 30S ribosomal protein S11: protein MAKANTAVRVRKKVRKSVSEGIVHVHASFNNTIITITDRQGNALSWATSGGAGFKGSRKSTPFAAQVAAEHAGKVAQEYGVKNLEVRIKGPGPGRESAVRALNALGFKITSISDVTPVPHNGCRPPKKRRI from the coding sequence ATGGCTAAAGCAAACACAGCTGTCCGTGTACGTAAAAAAGTGCGCAAGTCTGTTAGCGAAGGTATCGTGCACGTGCACGCTTCGTTTAACAACACCATCATCACTATCACCGACCGTCAAGGCAATGCACTGTCTTGGGCTACCTCTGGCGGCGCTGGTTTTAAGGGCTCGCGCAAAAGTACACCCTTTGCTGCTCAGGTAGCAGCAGAGCACGCTGGTAAAGTTGCCCAAGAATACGGTGTGAAGAACCTCGAAGTTCGTATCAAGGGCCCGGGTCCGGGTCGTGAATCCGCTGTTCGCGCACTCAACGCGCTGGGTTTCAAGATCACCAGCATCTCCGACGTGACGCCGGTACCGCACAACGGTTGCCGTCCGCCCAAAAAACGTCGTATTTAA
- the rpsC gene encoding 30S ribosomal protein S3, translating into MGQKIHPTGFRLAVNKNWSSKWFANSKNFPEMLMQDLEVREYLKKRLGHAAVGRVTIERPAKSARITIHSARPGVVIGKKGEDIEVLKRELQARLGVPVHVNIEEVRKPELDAQIIADGIASQLEKRVMFRRAMKRSMQNAMRMGAQGIKIMSSGRLNGIDIARSEWYREGRVPLHTLRADVDYATSEAKTTYGIIGIKVWVYKGELKPGQVAPAPVATEKKTRKGPRNAAAN; encoded by the coding sequence ATGGGTCAGAAGATTCATCCGACGGGATTCCGTCTTGCCGTTAACAAAAACTGGTCTTCCAAGTGGTTCGCCAATTCGAAGAACTTCCCGGAAATGCTGATGCAAGACCTGGAAGTGCGCGAATACCTGAAGAAGCGCCTGGGTCATGCGGCTGTTGGTCGTGTCACCATCGAGCGTCCGGCCAAGTCCGCACGCATTACCATTCACAGTGCCCGTCCGGGTGTTGTGATCGGTAAAAAGGGTGAGGACATCGAAGTTCTGAAGCGCGAACTGCAAGCCCGTCTGGGTGTGCCGGTTCACGTGAATATCGAAGAAGTTCGCAAGCCGGAACTGGATGCGCAAATCATTGCTGATGGCATCGCCTCTCAGCTGGAAAAGCGCGTAATGTTCCGCCGTGCCATGAAGCGTTCCATGCAGAACGCCATGCGCATGGGCGCCCAGGGCATCAAGATCATGTCCTCCGGTCGTCTGAACGGCATCGATATCGCTCGTAGCGAATGGTATCGCGAAGGCCGTGTGCCGCTGCATACCCTGCGTGCCGATGTTGACTACGCTACCTCTGAAGCCAAGACCACCTACGGTATCATCGGCATCAAGGTATGGGTTTACAAAGGTGAGCTGAAGCCGGGTCAAGTAGCGCCGGCTCCGGTTGCGACCGAGAAGAAAACGAGAAAGGGCCCGCGCAATGCTGCAGCCAACTAG
- the rpsN gene encoding 30S ribosomal protein S14: protein MAKLALIKREEKRVKVAEKFAAKREALIATINNQSLSEEERFAARLQLQQLPRNASPVRQRRRCAITGRPRGVFRKFGLGRNKLREIAMKGEIPGVVKASW from the coding sequence ATGGCAAAACTTGCACTGATCAAGCGTGAAGAAAAGCGCGTTAAGGTGGCTGAAAAATTTGCCGCTAAGCGCGAAGCCCTCATCGCTACCATCAACAATCAAAGCCTCTCGGAAGAAGAACGCTTCGCCGCTCGCCTGCAACTGCAGCAGCTGCCGCGCAATGCTTCCCCGGTACGTCAGCGTCGTCGCTGCGCCATTACCGGTCGTCCGCGTGGCGTGTTCCGTAAATTCGGTCTGGGTCGTAACAAACTCCGTGAAATCGCCATGAAGGGCGAAATTCCGGGTGTTGTTAAGGCCAGCTGGTAA
- the rpsS gene encoding 30S ribosomal protein S19: MARSQKKGPFVDLHLLKKVDAARATNDKRPIKTWSRRSTVLPDFIGLTIAVHNGRTHVPVYVSENMVGHKLGEFSLTRTFKGHAADKKAKKR, translated from the coding sequence ATGGCACGTTCGCAGAAAAAAGGCCCGTTCGTTGATCTGCACCTTCTGAAGAAGGTCGACGCGGCGCGTGCAACCAATGACAAGCGTCCGATCAAGACCTGGTCGCGTCGTTCGACCGTCCTGCCGGACTTCATTGGTTTGACCATCGCGGTTCACAACGGTCGCACCCATGTGCCTGTTTATGTTTCCGAAAACATGGTCGGTCATAAACTGGGCGAATTCTCGCTGACTCGTACCTTCAAAGGCCACGCGGCCGATAAGAAGGCGAAGAAGAGATAA
- the rpmD gene encoding 50S ribosomal protein L30 encodes MSNANTVKVTLVKSLIGRLESHKACARGLGLKKIRQTVEVLDTPENRGMINKISYLLKFEG; translated from the coding sequence ATGAGTAACGCCAACACTGTTAAGGTAACTCTGGTAAAGAGCCTGATCGGTCGTCTGGAATCCCACAAGGCTTGCGCCCGTGGCCTGGGTCTGAAAAAGATCCGCCAGACTGTGGAAGTGCTCGATACCCCTGAAAACCGTGGCATGATCAACAAGATCAGCTACCTGTTGAAATTCGAGGGCTAA
- the rplR gene encoding 50S ribosomal protein L18, with product MDKKQARLRRARKTRARIAELKMVRLTVYRTNSHIYAQIIDETGSKVLASASTLEAEVRADVSNGGNVAAAAVVGKRIAEKAKAAGISTVAFDRSGFKYHGRMKAVADAAREHGLVF from the coding sequence ATGGACAAGAAACAAGCTCGACTCCGCCGTGCACGTAAAACCCGTGCTCGGATTGCGGAGCTCAAGATGGTGCGTCTCACTGTTTACCGCACCAACAGCCACATTTATGCCCAGATCATTGATGAAACTGGCAGCAAGGTACTGGCAAGCGCTTCCACACTGGAAGCCGAAGTACGCGCTGACGTTTCCAATGGTGGCAATGTGGCCGCTGCAGCCGTAGTCGGTAAGCGCATCGCTGAAAAAGCCAAGGCAGCCGGTATTTCGACCGTGGCATTTGACCGTTCCGGTTTCAAATACCATGGCCGTATGAAGGCTGTGGCAGACGCAGCCCGTGAACACGGTCTCGTATTCTAA
- the rpsH gene encoding 30S ribosomal protein S8, producing the protein MSMHDPISDMLTRIRNGQMASKVAVAMPSSKLKVALAQVLKEEGYIEDFAVAGEAKKPVLDIQLKYYAGRPVIERIDRVSRPGLRVYKGSTEIPKVMNGLGVAILSTSKGIMTDRKARAAGIGGELLCVVA; encoded by the coding sequence ATGAGCATGCACGATCCTATTTCCGATATGTTGACCCGCATCCGTAACGGCCAAATGGCTTCCAAGGTGGCTGTTGCAATGCCATCTTCCAAGCTGAAGGTTGCGCTGGCGCAGGTGCTGAAAGAAGAAGGCTACATCGAAGATTTCGCCGTTGCCGGCGAAGCCAAGAAGCCTGTTCTTGATATCCAGCTCAAGTACTACGCTGGCCGTCCGGTGATCGAGCGCATTGACCGCGTTTCCCGTCCTGGCCTGCGCGTGTACAAGGGCTCCACCGAAATCCCGAAGGTAATGAATGGTCTGGGCGTAGCTATCCTGTCTACTTCCAAGGGCATCATGACCGATCGCAAAGCACGTGCTGCCGGTATCGGCGGTGAGCTGCTGTGCGTAGTGGCATAA
- the rplB gene encoding 50S ribosomal protein L2 — MPIVKVKPTSAGRRAVVKVVHPDLHKGAPHAALVEKKSATAGRNNNGHITTRHMGGGHKKHYRLIDFRRNKDGIPAKVERIEYDPNRTAHIALLCYADGERRYIIAPRGVKAGAVLLSGAEAPIKAGNALPIRNIPVGTTIHCVELQPGKGAQMVRSAGGSAMLLAREGVYAQLRLRSGEIRLVHVDCRATVGEVSNEEHSLRKLGKAGASRWRGIRPTVRGTAMNPIDHPHGGGEGRTGEGRVPVSPWGTPTKGFRTRRNKRTDNMIVRRRYSTKG; from the coding sequence ATGCCTATCGTTAAAGTAAAACCGACTTCCGCGGGTCGTCGTGCTGTTGTCAAGGTGGTTCACCCTGATCTGCACAAAGGCGCTCCGCACGCCGCTCTGGTAGAGAAAAAGTCTGCCACTGCCGGTCGTAACAACAATGGCCACATTACTACCCGTCATATGGGTGGTGGTCATAAGAAGCACTACCGTCTGATCGACTTCCGTCGCAACAAGGATGGCATCCCGGCAAAAGTGGAACGCATCGAATACGATCCGAACCGCACTGCCCACATCGCCCTGTTGTGCTACGCCGATGGCGAACGCCGCTACATCATCGCTCCGCGCGGTGTAAAAGCTGGTGCAGTTCTGCTGTCCGGTGCCGAGGCTCCGATCAAGGCTGGTAACGCTTTGCCGATCCGCAACATCCCGGTGGGTACTACTATCCACTGCGTGGAACTGCAACCTGGCAAAGGCGCTCAAATGGTCCGTTCTGCTGGCGGTTCCGCCATGCTGCTGGCCCGTGAAGGCGTTTACGCTCAGCTGCGTCTGCGTTCCGGCGAAATTCGCCTGGTGCATGTTGACTGCCGCGCAACCGTTGGCGAAGTTAGCAACGAAGAGCATTCCCTGCGCAAGCTGGGTAAGGCTGGTGCTAGCCGCTGGCGTGGTATTCGTCCGACCGTTCGCGGTACTGCGATGAACCCGATTGATCACCCGCATGGTGGTGGTGAAGGCCGTACTGGTGAAGGCCGTGTGCCGGTTAGCCCATGGGGCACGCCGACTAAGGGCTTCCGTACCCGTCGCAACAAGCGTACCGACAATATGATCGTACGCCGCCGCTATTCTACTAAAGGGTAA
- the rpsD gene encoding 30S ribosomal protein S4 produces MARYIGPKCKLARREGTDLFLKSARRALDSKCKLDTPPGQHGARKGRLSDYGVQLREKQKIRRIYGVLERQFRNYFAEAVRRKGSTGENLLKLLEARLDNVVYRMGFGSTRAEARQLVSHKAIVVNGQVVNIPSFQVKAGDVVSVREKAKKQARIVEGLALAEQGGFPSWVSVDSKKMEGVFKSAPERSELSSDINEQLVVEFYSK; encoded by the coding sequence ATGGCACGTTATATCGGCCCGAAATGTAAGCTCGCTCGTCGTGAAGGCACCGACCTTTTCCTGAAGAGCGCGCGTCGTGCACTGGATTCCAAGTGCAAACTGGACACTCCGCCTGGTCAGCATGGCGCCCGCAAGGGTCGTCTGTCTGACTACGGTGTTCAGCTGCGTGAAAAGCAGAAAATCCGCCGTATCTATGGCGTACTCGAGCGTCAGTTCCGTAATTACTTTGCGGAAGCTGTTCGTCGCAAGGGCTCCACAGGTGAAAACCTGCTGAAGCTGCTTGAAGCACGTCTGGATAACGTTGTATATCGCATGGGCTTTGGCTCCACTCGTGCAGAAGCACGTCAGCTGGTAAGCCACAAGGCTATCGTTGTGAACGGCCAGGTAGTTAACATTCCGTCTTTCCAGGTTAAAGCTGGTGACGTTGTGTCTGTCCGCGAAAAGGCCAAGAAACAGGCCCGTATCGTAGAAGGTCTGGCTCTGGCTGAGCAAGGTGGTTTCCCTTCCTGGGTGTCTGTTGACTCCAAGAAGATGGAAGGCGTCTTCAAATCTGCTCCGGAACGTTCCGAACTGTCTAGCGATATCAACGAACAACTCGTTGTGGAATTCTACTCCAAGTAA
- the rplF gene encoding 50S ribosomal protein L6 codes for MSRVAKNPVAIPAGVEVKFGAAEVTVKGALGSLSAALCNDVEIKFDNNELTFAAKNDSKFARAMSGTLRALLNNMVIGVSKGFEKKLQLVGVGYRAQAQGDTLNLSLGFSHPVAHQMPAGIKAETPTQTEILIKGADKQLVGQIAAEIRAYRSPEPYKGKGVRYADEVVVLKETKKK; via the coding sequence ATGTCTCGCGTAGCTAAGAATCCCGTAGCCATTCCGGCTGGCGTTGAAGTTAAATTCGGTGCTGCAGAAGTGACCGTAAAGGGTGCCCTGGGCTCCCTGAGCGCCGCTCTGTGCAATGACGTTGAAATCAAGTTCGACAACAACGAACTGACTTTCGCGGCTAAAAACGACAGCAAGTTCGCACGTGCCATGTCCGGCACTCTGCGCGCCCTGCTGAACAATATGGTGATTGGTGTATCCAAGGGCTTCGAGAAGAAGCTGCAGCTGGTTGGCGTGGGTTATCGCGCCCAGGCTCAAGGCGATACCCTGAACCTGTCTCTGGGTTTCTCCCATCCGGTAGCTCACCAGATGCCTGCTGGCATCAAGGCTGAGACTCCGACTCAGACCGAGATCCTGATCAAGGGTGCTGACAAGCAACTCGTTGGCCAGATCGCTGCCGAAATCCGCGCTTACCGTTCCCCGGAACCCTACAAGGGCAAGGGCGTTCGTTACGCTGATGAGGTTGTGGTTCTGAAAGAAACCAAGAAGAAGTAA
- the rpmJ gene encoding 50S ribosomal protein L36, producing the protein MRVQPSVKKICRNCKIIRRNRVVRVICTDPRHKQKQG; encoded by the coding sequence ATGCGAGTACAGCCTTCGGTAAAGAAGATTTGCCGTAACTGCAAAATCATCCGTCGCAATCGCGTAGTTCGCGTGATCTGCACGGACCCGCGTCACAAGCAAAAGCAAGGCTAA
- the rplN gene encoding 50S ribosomal protein L14, translated as MIQMQTMLEVADNTGARHVMCIKVLGGSKRRYASVGDIIKVSIKDAAPRGRVKKGDVYNAVVVRTAKGVRRPDGSLIKFDSNAAVLLNNKLEPIGTRIFGPVTRELRTERFMKIVSLAPEVL; from the coding sequence ATGATCCAAATGCAGACCATGCTTGAGGTCGCTGACAATACCGGTGCGCGTCACGTTATGTGCATCAAGGTATTGGGCGGTTCCAAGCGTCGCTATGCAAGCGTTGGCGACATCATCAAGGTGAGCATCAAGGATGCTGCTCCGCGCGGTCGCGTCAAAAAAGGCGACGTGTACAACGCAGTAGTAGTACGCACCGCCAAAGGCGTGCGTCGTCCGGACGGCTCGTTGATCAAGTTTGATAGCAATGCTGCCGTTCTGCTCAACAACAAGCTTGAGCCGATTGGCACTCGTATCTTCGGACCCGTGACGCGTGAACTGCGTACCGAGCGGTTCATGAAGATCGTGTCGCTTGCTCCTGAAGTGCTGTAA
- the secY gene encoding preprotein translocase subunit SecY, with protein MSNTSLVGNTNKFGDLKRRIMFLIGALIVYRIGAHIPVPGINPAELAKLFHTSQTGLLDMFNMFSGGALSRFTVFALGIMPYISASIILQLASEVLPSLKQLKKEGDAGRRKVTQYTRYATVLLASFQSFSIAVMLFKQPNLVVTAQWEFYLTTVVSLVTGTMFLMWLGEQITERGIGNGISLIICAGIASGVPAAIGKTLTLTSQGSLPILFTIVLFVGVALMTYVVVFAERGQRKVLVNYAKRQVGNRVMQGQSTHMPLKLNMAGVIPPIFASSIILFPATILGWLGNNESLGWLKGVADKLHPGQPIYVLLYATAIIFFCYFYTALVFNPKETADNLKKSGAFIPGIRPGEQTSRYIEKIILRLTLIGAIYITLVCLLPEFLILKWNVPFYFGGTSLLIIVVVTMDFMAQVQSYVLSHQYESLLKKANFKGNALGR; from the coding sequence GTGTCGAATACTTCTCTAGTTGGAAATACCAATAAATTTGGTGATTTGAAGCGCCGTATCATGTTCTTGATCGGAGCTTTGATTGTTTACCGCATTGGTGCGCATATTCCGGTGCCAGGTATCAATCCTGCCGAACTAGCGAAGTTGTTCCACACGTCGCAGACGGGCCTGCTCGACATGTTCAACATGTTTTCGGGCGGTGCCCTCTCGAGATTTACGGTTTTTGCCCTGGGCATCATGCCGTATATCTCTGCTTCCATCATTCTTCAGCTTGCATCCGAGGTTCTTCCGAGTCTCAAGCAGCTGAAGAAGGAAGGCGACGCTGGACGTCGTAAGGTAACTCAGTACACACGTTATGCAACCGTTCTGCTGGCCTCTTTTCAGAGCTTCAGCATTGCGGTGATGCTGTTTAAGCAGCCTAACCTGGTGGTGACTGCCCAGTGGGAGTTCTACCTGACAACCGTGGTTTCTCTCGTGACTGGCACCATGTTCCTCATGTGGCTGGGCGAGCAGATTACCGAGCGCGGTATCGGTAACGGTATTTCGCTGATCATCTGTGCAGGTATTGCATCGGGTGTTCCGGCTGCCATTGGCAAGACGCTCACACTGACAAGTCAAGGCTCGCTGCCCATCCTGTTTACCATCGTGCTGTTTGTCGGTGTTGCCCTGATGACCTACGTTGTCGTGTTCGCAGAACGCGGTCAGCGCAAGGTACTGGTCAACTATGCCAAGCGTCAGGTTGGTAATCGTGTCATGCAGGGCCAGAGCACGCACATGCCGCTCAAGCTCAACATGGCAGGGGTGATCCCGCCGATTTTTGCATCCAGCATCATCCTGTTCCCGGCAACCATTCTTGGGTGGCTTGGTAACAATGAAAGCCTGGGTTGGCTCAAGGGCGTGGCTGACAAGCTACATCCAGGTCAGCCGATCTATGTGCTGCTGTATGCAACGGCCATCATCTTCTTCTGTTACTTCTACACCGCGCTCGTTTTCAATCCGAAAGAGACGGCTGATAACCTGAAGAAGAGTGGTGCGTTCATCCCAGGTATCCGTCCAGGTGAGCAGACTTCACGTTATATCGAGAAGATCATTCTGCGGCTGACACTGATCGGTGCAATTTACATTACGCTGGTTTGTCTGTTGCCGGAATTCCTCATCCTGAAGTGGAATGTACCGTTCTACTTCGGTGGCACATCACTGCTGATCATCGTAGTGGTCACCATGGATTTCATGGCTCAGGTACAGTCCTACGTTCTGTCGCATCAGTACGAGAGTTTGCTTAAGAAGGCTAACTTCAAGGGTAATGCCCTCGGCCGGTGA
- the rpsE gene encoding 30S ribosomal protein S5: MAKHEMEDRGDGLVEKMISVNRVTKVVKGGRIMAFSALTVVGDGDGGIGMGKGRSKEVPVAVQKAMEQARRNLVKIPLRNGTLHHTVTGKHGATTVFIQPAKEGTGVKAGGPMRAIFDAMGVHNVSAKIHGSTNPYNVVRATLDGLNKICTASQVAAKRGLTVDEILGVDHE; the protein is encoded by the coding sequence ATGGCTAAGCACGAAATGGAAGATCGTGGCGACGGTCTGGTCGAGAAGATGATCAGCGTTAACCGCGTCACCAAAGTGGTTAAGGGCGGCCGTATTATGGCTTTCTCCGCCTTGACCGTCGTTGGTGATGGCGATGGCGGCATCGGTATGGGCAAAGGTCGTTCCAAGGAAGTTCCGGTTGCCGTACAAAAGGCAATGGAACAGGCCCGCCGCAATCTGGTAAAGATCCCGCTGCGTAATGGTACGCTGCATCACACCGTAACCGGCAAGCATGGTGCTACCACCGTGTTCATCCAGCCGGCCAAGGAAGGTACTGGCGTTAAGGCCGGTGGCCCGATGCGCGCTATCTTCGATGCAATGGGTGTACACAATGTTTCGGCCAAGATCCATGGTTCCACCAACCCGTACAACGTGGTTCGTGCAACTCTGGACGGTCTGAACAAGATCTGCACCGCTTCTCAGGTTGCCGCCAAGCGCGGTCTGACCGTTGATGAGATCCTGGGGGTTGATCATGAGTAA
- the rpmC gene encoding 50S ribosomal protein L29, whose translation MKASELKAKTVDELKVELLSLLKAQFALRMQHATQQLAKTSELKKVRRDIARVRTVLKEKAV comes from the coding sequence ATGAAAGCGTCCGAACTGAAAGCCAAAACTGTTGACGAGCTGAAAGTGGAACTGCTGAGCCTCCTGAAGGCCCAGTTTGCCCTGCGCATGCAGCACGCTACTCAGCAACTCGCCAAGACCTCTGAACTGAAGAAAGTACGTCGCGATATCGCTCGTGTACGTACCGTTCTGAAAGAAAAGGCAGTTTAA
- the rpsM gene encoding 30S ribosomal protein S13 yields the protein MARIAGVNIPNHAHAVIGLQAIFGIGQTRAQQICVAASVNPSTKVKDLTEAEMETLREEVAKFTVEGDLRREITMSIKRLMDMGCYRGMRHRRGLPCRGQRTRTNARTRKGPRKAIAGKK from the coding sequence ATGGCCCGTATTGCAGGGGTAAATATCCCCAATCATGCGCATGCCGTTATCGGCCTGCAGGCAATTTTCGGCATCGGTCAGACTCGCGCCCAGCAAATTTGTGTTGCTGCCAGCGTGAATCCCTCCACCAAGGTGAAGGATCTGACTGAGGCTGAGATGGAAACTCTGCGTGAAGAAGTGGCTAAGTTCACCGTTGAAGGTGACCTGCGTCGCGAAATCACTATGAGCATCAAACGTCTGATGGACATGGGCTGCTACCGCGGCATGCGTCATCGTCGTGGCCTGCCGTGTCGCGGTCAGCGCACTCGCACTAACGCTCGTACCCGCAAGGGACCGCGTAAGGCGATCGCCGGCAAGAAGTAA
- the rpsQ gene encoding 30S ribosomal protein S17, protein MSETKVVRTLTGTVVSDKMDKTVTVLVERKVKHPIYGKIIRRSKKFHAHDENNEFKAGDIVVISESRPLSKTKSWVVTALVEKSRQV, encoded by the coding sequence ATGAGCGAAACCAAAGTTGTACGTACGCTGACCGGCACCGTTGTCAGCGACAAGATGGATAAGACTGTAACCGTTCTGGTCGAGCGCAAGGTTAAGCACCCGATCTACGGCAAGATTATCCGTCGTTCCAAGAAGTTCCACGCACACGACGAGAACAACGAGTTCAAGGCCGGCGACATCGTAGTAATCAGCGAGTCCCGTCCCCTCTCGAAGACCAAGTCGTGGGTGGTGACTGCCCTGGTAGAGAAATCTCGCCAGGTATAA
- the rplP gene encoding 50S ribosomal protein L16, with amino-acid sequence MLQPTRLKYRKQHKGRNTGIATRGNKVSFGDFGLKAVGRGRLTARQIEAARRAMTRHIKRGGRIWIRIFPDKPITSKPAEVRMGGGKGSPEYYVAEIQPGKMLYEMDGVNEELAREAFRLAAAKLPIATVFVTRQVGQ; translated from the coding sequence ATGCTGCAGCCAACTAGACTCAAGTACCGTAAACAGCATAAAGGCCGCAACACTGGTATCGCTACCCGTGGCAACAAGGTGAGCTTTGGTGATTTCGGTCTGAAGGCTGTTGGTCGTGGTCGTCTGACCGCGCGTCAGATCGAAGCGGCCCGTCGTGCCATGACTCGTCACATCAAGCGTGGCGGTCGTATCTGGATCCGTATTTTCCCGGACAAACCGATCACTTCCAAGCCTGCTGAAGTTCGTATGGGTGGGGGTAAGGGTTCTCCGGAATACTACGTGGCCGAAATCCAGCCTGGCAAGATGCTGTACGAAATGGACGGTGTTAACGAGGAACTCGCTCGTGAAGCTTTCCGTCTGGCCGCAGCCAAGTTGCCGATCGCCACTGTGTTTGTAACTAGACAGGTAGGTCAGTAA
- the rplE gene encoding 50S ribosomal protein L5 produces the protein MARFYDFYKDSVVPELMKQFGYKSIMEVPRIEKITVNMGVGEAVADKKVMEFAVGDMEKIAGQKPVVTTARKSIAGFKIRDDYPVGCKVTLRRERMYEFLDRLVTIALPRVRDFRGVSAKSFDGRGNYNMGVKEQIIFPEIEYDKIDALRGMNITVTTTAKTDEEARALLAAFKFPFKG, from the coding sequence ATGGCACGTTTCTACGATTTCTACAAAGACAGCGTAGTGCCGGAACTGATGAAACAGTTCGGCTACAAGTCGATCATGGAAGTTCCGCGCATCGAGAAGATCACCGTTAACATGGGTGTTGGTGAAGCTGTTGCCGATAAAAAGGTAATGGAATTCGCCGTGGGCGATATGGAAAAGATTGCTGGCCAGAAGCCGGTAGTTACCACCGCTCGCAAATCCATCGCCGGCTTCAAGATCCGTGATGACTATCCGGTTGGTTGCAAGGTTACCCTGCGCCGTGAACGCATGTACGAATTCCTGGACCGTCTGGTAACCATCGCGTTGCCGCGTGTTCGTGACTTCCGTGGTGTTTCCGCCAAGTCTTTTGACGGCCGCGGCAACTACAACATGGGTGTCAAGGAACAGATCATCTTCCCGGAAATCGAGTACGACAAGATCGATGCTCTGCGTGGTATGAACATTACTGTTACCACTACGGCGAAGACTGACGAAGAGGCCCGCGCTCTGCTGGCTGCGTTCAAGTTCCCGTTCAAGGGTTAA
- the rplO gene encoding 50S ribosomal protein L15, whose protein sequence is MLLNTIQPGAGSKHAKRRVGRGIGSGLGKTSGRGHKGQKSRAGGFHKVGFEGGQMPLQRRLPKRGFKSLTARFNAEVRLSELNLLPVDEIDLLALKQAGLVNAQALVAKVVLSGKIERAVKLRGIAATAGARAAIEAAGGSIE, encoded by the coding sequence ATGCTGCTGAACACCATTCAACCCGGTGCCGGCTCCAAGCATGCCAAGCGTCGTGTAGGTCGCGGCATTGGTAGCGGCCTGGGCAAGACTTCCGGTCGTGGCCACAAGGGTCAAAAGAGCCGTGCAGGTGGTTTCCACAAGGTTGGTTTTGAAGGCGGTCAAATGCCGCTGCAACGTCGCTTGCCGAAGCGCGGCTTCAAGTCGCTGACGGCACGCTTCAATGCAGAGGTACGTCTGTCTGAACTGAACCTGCTGCCGGTTGACGAAATCGATCTGTTGGCACTGAAGCAAGCTGGTCTGGTCAATGCTCAGGCTCTGGTAGCCAAGGTTGTCCTGTCCGGCAAGATCGAACGTGCCGTTAAGCTGCGTGGAATTGCTGCGACTGCTGGCGCTCGCGCCGCTATCGAAGCTGCCGGCGGCAGTATTGAATAA
- the rplV gene encoding 50S ribosomal protein L22 — MRVSANLKSVRLSAQKCRLVADLIRGQSVGQALNILAFSPKKGAVIVKKVLESAIANAEHNEGADIDTLRVTSIFVDKGASLKRFTARAKGRGNRIEKQTCHISLTVGN, encoded by the coding sequence ATGAGAGTATCTGCAAATCTGAAAAGCGTCCGCCTGTCGGCACAAAAGTGCCGCCTGGTGGCCGATCTGATCCGCGGTCAATCCGTTGGTCAGGCTCTGAATATCCTGGCCTTCTCCCCGAAGAAGGGCGCGGTTATTGTGAAGAAAGTGCTGGAATCTGCAATCGCTAATGCCGAGCACAACGAAGGCGCTGACATCGACACCCTGCGTGTTACCAGCATCTTTGTTGACAAGGGCGCTAGCCTGAAGCGTTTCACTGCCCGTGCTAAGGGTCGTGGCAACCGCATCGAAAAGCAGACCTGCCACATCTCGTTGACCGTTGGCAATTAA